A single window of Nicotiana sylvestris chromosome 5, ASM39365v2, whole genome shotgun sequence DNA harbors:
- the LOC138869727 gene encoding uncharacterized protein, which yields MELVHMDLCGLMRTLSRGSKRYVMVFVDDYSRFTWTLFLTSKDEAFDMFTYFVRKTHKQLGNQLASIRSDHGIEFENTKFAKFCNEHDIDHNFSAPRTPQQNGEYEDEVIGLVRSLNEITAQAEAVQKEGIGDGTGSSIQGNLTGATKQRGTESNTSIEAVHELVPQQQNINLCAFDAFLSLIEPKNVAKALQDADWDGSVIGTKWVFRNKLDEDETVTRNKARLVVQGYSQEEGIDYDESFAAIARLEAI from the exons atggaactggtccatatggatctttgtggACTAATGAGAACTCTGAGTAGAGGTAGTAAGAGATATGTTATGGTgtttgttgatgattactctaggtttacttggacattatttttaacatctaaggatgaagcatttgacatgtttacttactttgttagaaaaactcataaacaactaggtaatcaacttgcatcaattaggtctgatcatggaattGAATTTGAAAATACTAAGTTTGCTAAATTTTGTAATGAGCATGacatagatcataatttttctgctcctaggactccacaacaaaatgga GAATATGAAGATGAAGTTATTGGGCTGGTAAGAAGCTTAAATGAAATCACAGCCCAGGCTGAAGCTGTACAAAAAGAAGGAATAGGtgatggaactggttcttctatccaGGGAAACCTGACAGGGGCAACTAAACAAAGAGGAACTGAATCAAATACCTCAATAGAAGCTGTCCATGAGCTTGTTCCTCAACAACAAAACATT AAtctttgtgcttttgatgctttcttgtctcttattgaacctaaaaatgttgctaaggctttgcaggatgcagattgg gacggGTCAGttattggcacaaaatgggttttcagaaacaagcttgatgaagatgaaacagttacaaggaacaaggcacgattggtggttcaaggatatagtcaagaggagggcatagactatgatgagtcTTTTGCTGCAATTGCAAGGTTGGAAGCAATATGA